A single genomic interval of Bufo gargarizans isolate SCDJY-AF-19 unplaced genomic scaffold, ASM1485885v1 original_scaffold_1424_pilon, whole genome shotgun sequence harbors:
- the GTPBP4 gene encoding GTP-binding protein 4 yields MSLYNFKKITVVPSAKDFIDITLSKTQRKTPTVIHKHYQINRIRHFYMRKVKFTQQNYHDRLSQILTEFPKLDDVHPFYADLMNVLYDKDHYKLALGQINIAKNLVDNVAKDYARLMKYGDSLYRCKQLKRAALGRMCTIIKRQKQSLEYLEQVRQHLSRLPSIDPNTRTLLLCGYPNVGKSSFINKVTRADVEVQPYAFTTKSLFVGHMDYKYLRWQVVDTPGILDHPLEERNTIEMQAITALAHLRAAVLYVMDVSEQCGHTLEQQLELFNNIRPLFSNKPLIMVLNKCDVMRVSELGEEHQKIFKDLESEGLPVIETSTLTDEGVIHVKTEACDKLLAHRVETKMKGNKVNDVLNRLHLAVPSKRDEKDRPPFIPEGILTRKKRMDISTPKKKLEKDLEMEMGDDYILDLQKYWDIMNPSEKYDRIPEVWQGHNIADYIDPEIMKKLEELEKEEELKERAGEYDSDIESEDEEMAEIRELAQQIREKKKLKILASKEKDVHAPRLPRTAKKVQRKTLENELSDLGLDMTEKNETHYAVQARSRSVQRKRKREESAPPTSVTRSRSNSKPPRDQSGVRDAKMAKKAKKIMKNSQRNMNRLGKKGEADRHVFDLKPKHLFAGKRKSGTNDRR; encoded by the exons GACTTCATAGACATCACCTTGTCGAAGACCCAAAGAAAGACGCCGACAGTGATCCACAAGCATTATCAGATCAACAGGATCCGGCATTTTTACATGAGGAAGGTGAAGTTCACCCAGCAGAACTACCACGACCGCCTCTCGCAGATTCTCACAGAGTTCCCTAAATTGGAT GACGTACATCCGTTCTATGCCGATTTAATGAACGTCCTTTACGACAAGGACCACTACAAGCTGGCATTGGGGCAAATAAACATCGCCAAGAACCTAGTGGACAA TGTGGCCAAGGATTATGCGAGGCTAATGAAATATGGAGACTCCTTATACCGCTGCAAGCAGCTGAAGCGGGCGGCGCTGGGGCGCATGTGCACCATTATCAAGAGGCAGAAGCAGAGCTTGGAATACCTGGAGCAAG TGCGTCAACATCTGTCCCGTTTGCCAAGCATTGACCCCAACACACGTACCCTGCTTCTCTGCGGCTACCCCAATGTCGGGAAATCCAGCTTTATAAATAAG GTGACCAGAGCAGATGTAGAGGTGCAGCCGTACGCCTTTACTACAAAGTCGTTGTTTGTGGGGCACATGGATTACAAGTACCTCCGCTGGCAG GTAGTGGACACCCCTGGGATTCTAGATCACCCGCTGGAGGAGAGGAACACCATTGAGATGCAGGCCATCACTGCCCTGGCTCACCTCCGGGCTGCCGTCCTGTACGTCATGGACGTCTCCGAGCAGTGTGGACATACGTTAGAGCAGCAGCTGGAGCTCTTCAACAACATCCGCCCTCTGTTCTCCAATAAA CCTCTCATTATGGTCCTGAATAAATGTGACGTGATGCGCGTCTCTGAACTCGGTGAGGAACACCAG AAAATCTTCAAGGACTTGGAGAGTGAGGGTTTGCCAGTGATTGAGACCAGCACCCTTACCGATGAAGGCGTCATTCATGTGAAGACCGAG GCGTGTGACAAGCTGCTGGCTCATAGAGTGGAAACCAAGATGAAGGGGAACAAAGTCAATGACGTTCTCAACCGGCTGCACCTCGCAGTACCATCAAAGAGAGATGAGAAG GACAGACCACCTTTTATTCCAGAAGGTATTTTAACAAGAAAGAAACGCATGGACATCAGCACTCCAAAGAAGAAATTG GAGAAAGATCTTGAAATGGAGATGGGCGATGACTATATCCTGGATCTGCAGA AATACTGGGATATAATGAATCCATCAGAGAAATATGACAGGATACCAGAGGTCTGGCAAGGCCATAACATTGCTGATTACATCGATCCTGAGATAATGAAG AAATTAGAAGAATTGGAAAAAGAGGAGGAGCTGAAGGAAAGAGCTGGTGAATATGACAGTGACATTGAAAGCGAGGATGAAGAAATGGCAGAAATTCGCGAGCTTGCTCAGCAGATTCGTGAgaagaaaaaactgaagattCTTGCATCAAAAGAGAAAGATGTCCATGCGCCACGGCTCCCAAGGACTGCTAAGAAG GTGCAGCGCAAGACATTAGAGAATGAGTTGAGTGATCTCGGGCTTGATATGACTGAGAAAAATgag ACCCACTATGCTGTACAAGCAAGATCCAGGAGCGTGCAAAGGAAACGTAAGCGTGAAGAGTCTGCCCCACCAACATCTGTCACCCGCAGCCGAAGCAACTCAAAACCCCCACGAGACCAGTCTGGGGTCCGTGATGCTAAG ATGGCCAAAAAAGCAAAGAAGATCATGAAGAATTCTCAGAGGAATATGAATAGACTGGGCAAGAAAGGAGAAGCCGACCGACACGTGTTTGATCTGAAGCCCAAGCATTTATTTGCCGGCAAGAGGAAATCTGGCACCAACGACCGAAGATAA